Proteins encoded by one window of Alphaproteobacteria bacterium:
- a CDS encoding PQQ-dependent sugar dehydrogenase, with amino-acid sequence MQSVSSAALLISLVRRFAGVSLMGGGLLSLVSVLAVFQPALAQGGAGPQPGARIVVTADDLPEPYATGSASNPPVRVARPAGATLAVPEGFAVTLFADGLAHPRWLAVAANGDVFLAQSSAGLVTLLRDGDGDGVADERQTFARGLAFPTGMVIASDHVLVADVNGVWRFPYDPEAPSGGAPADGHEAGERLTPEGALAGPGGHSTRTLIAAPANHPAAGRLYVTVGSRSNLAEEPPPRATIQMFGPDGTALGTMASGLRNPVGVAFHPADGSLWTVVNERDGMGDRLVPDYLTRVEDGAFYGWPYAWLGDRPQPGMAERRPDLVARTRMPELLFEAHSAPLGLVFYDHAGSDGFPAEMRGDAFVALHGSWNRSRPVGYTVVRVRFDGAQPAGGYEVFASGFWSGGNSTAHVWGRPAGLAVDRQGGLLVADDVSGAVWRIAWAGN; translated from the coding sequence ATGCAGTCTGTCTCGTCTGCGGCTCTCTTAATCTCTCTGGTGCGTCGTTTCGCTGGTGTGAGTCTGATGGGTGGGGGTCTGCTGAGCCTGGTCAGCGTCCTCGCTGTTTTCCAGCCGGCTCTCGCCCAGGGTGGCGCCGGCCCGCAGCCCGGTGCGCGGATTGTGGTGACCGCTGACGATTTGCCGGAGCCCTACGCCACCGGCAGCGCCAGCAATCCGCCGGTGCGTGTGGCGCGACCGGCAGGGGCCACCCTGGCCGTGCCTGAGGGGTTCGCGGTCACCCTCTTTGCCGATGGTCTGGCCCATCCCCGCTGGCTTGCAGTGGCGGCCAATGGCGATGTCTTTCTGGCGCAATCGTCAGCGGGGCTGGTGACGCTGTTGCGCGACGGCGATGGCGACGGCGTTGCCGATGAGCGGCAGACCTTTGCCCGCGGCCTGGCCTTTCCCACCGGCATGGTCATCGCCAGCGACCATGTGCTGGTGGCCGATGTGAACGGCGTGTGGCGTTTTCCCTATGATCCGGAAGCGCCATCAGGCGGTGCGCCGGCCGACGGCCACGAAGCCGGTGAGCGCCTGACACCGGAAGGTGCGCTGGCCGGCCCGGGCGGCCATTCGACCCGCACCCTGATTGCCGCACCGGCGAACCATCCCGCGGCCGGTCGCCTTTATGTGACGGTGGGGTCGCGTAGCAACCTGGCGGAAGAGCCGCCGCCGCGCGCCACCATCCAGATGTTCGGGCCGGACGGAACGGCGCTGGGGACGATGGCGTCGGGCCTGCGCAATCCGGTAGGCGTCGCCTTTCATCCGGCGGATGGCAGCCTGTGGACGGTGGTCAATGAGCGCGATGGCATGGGCGACCGGCTGGTGCCCGATTATCTGACGCGGGTGGAGGACGGCGCGTTCTACGGCTGGCCCTATGCCTGGCTGGGCGACCGGCCTCAGCCGGGCATGGCCGAGCGGCGGCCCGACCTGGTGGCCAGGACGCGCATGCCGGAGCTGCTGTTCGAGGCCCATTCCGCTCCGCTGGGTCTGGTGTTCTATGACCATGCGGGTAGTGACGGATTTCCGGCGGAGATGCGCGGCGACGCCTTTGTTGCGCTGCACGGCTCGTGGAACCGGTCGCGGCCGGTCGGCTACACGGTGGTCAGGGTGCGGTTCGACGGTGCGCAGCCGGCGGGCGGGTATGAAGTGTTCGCCAGCGGCTTCTGGAGCGGCGGCAACAGCACGGCCCACGTCTGGGGCCGGCCGGCCGGTCTGGCCGTGGACCGGCAAGGTGGGCTTCTGGTGGCGGACGATGTATCGGGTGCTGTGTGGCGAATCGCCTGGGCCGGCAATTAG
- a CDS encoding septation protein A codes for MNDKSDPGHDPGRHTPADRPVRTVSSGRRLALDLGPLAVFFIVFQMSGLFAATAAFMVAVSLALGLTWLATRRIAVTPLVTGIVVIVMGGLTLALDSEVFIKLKPTLVNLAFAMVLLGGYGLGRSPIRVVLDSALSLDDAGWRHLTLRWGLFFLFLAALNEAVWRSQTTEIWVSFKVFGMLPLTLAFAVAQARLVMRHRTDGRTRP; via the coding sequence TTGAACGACAAGAGCGATCCCGGTCATGACCCCGGCCGCCATACGCCGGCAGACCGGCCGGTGCGGACCGTGTCGTCGGGCCGGCGTCTGGCGCTCGACCTGGGTCCGCTGGCGGTCTTCTTCATCGTCTTTCAGATGTCCGGCCTGTTCGCCGCTACCGCCGCCTTCATGGTCGCCGTCAGCCTGGCCCTGGGGCTGACCTGGCTGGCCACACGACGCATCGCCGTAACGCCTCTTGTCACCGGTATCGTGGTGATCGTCATGGGTGGACTGACCCTGGCGCTGGACAGCGAGGTGTTCATCAAGCTGAAGCCAACCCTGGTCAATCTGGCTTTCGCCATGGTGCTGCTCGGCGGCTATGGGCTTGGCCGCTCACCCATCCGCGTGGTGCTCGACAGCGCGCTCAGCCTGGATGATGCCGGCTGGCGCCATCTGACGCTCCGCTGGGGCCTGTTCTTTCTTTTCCTCGCCGCTCTCAACGAGGCGGTCTGGCGCAGCCAGACCACTGAGATCTGGGTCAGTTTCAAGGTGTTCGGCATGCTGCCCCTGACCCTTGCCTTTGCCGTGGCGCAGGCCCGGCTTGTCATGCGCCACCGCACCGACGGCCGGACACGGCCCTGA
- a CDS encoding DMT family transporter: protein MTLEPLLVGLVLLSAVIHAVWNAMVKASGDRLLSVTCLMTPPALMGLAIAIWAPLPPLAVIPFLLFSGLSYSLHYAALLAAYRHGDLSQAYPIARGSGPLFVALLSAPVAGEFLSPLAWLGILAICGGILALALRRRGVGAPLRGITYALLVGLTIAAYSFSDALGARLPQDPFSYIGWMLMVQLMPLLTATLVARRRLIAPFLKRNGWRSLLGGTLAGFGYAVVVWAYSQGTIAPIAALRETSVIFAAVIGTLLLGEPFGRWRVAAAAMVAAGIVLLNLEAVF from the coding sequence ATGACGCTGGAACCCCTGCTCGTCGGCCTGGTGCTGCTATCGGCCGTCATCCATGCGGTATGGAACGCCATGGTCAAGGCCTCGGGCGACCGTCTGTTGTCGGTCACCTGCCTGATGACGCCGCCGGCGCTGATGGGCCTTGCCATCGCCATCTGGGCGCCGCTGCCGCCGCTGGCGGTCATCCCTTTCCTGCTGTTCTCGGGCCTGTCCTACAGCCTGCACTACGCCGCCCTGCTGGCCGCCTATCGCCATGGCGATCTGAGCCAGGCCTACCCCATCGCCCGCGGTTCGGGCCCGCTGTTCGTCGCCTTGCTGTCGGCGCCCGTGGCGGGAGAGTTTCTCTCGCCGCTGGCCTGGCTTGGCATCCTGGCCATCTGCGGCGGCATTCTGGCGCTGGCCCTGCGCCGACGCGGTGTCGGCGCTCCCCTGCGCGGCATCACCTATGCCTTGCTCGTCGGCCTGACCATCGCCGCCTACAGTTTCTCCGACGCGCTCGGCGCACGCCTGCCACAAGACCCGTTCAGCTATATCGGCTGGATGCTCATGGTCCAGCTTATGCCGCTGTTGACGGCCACTCTGGTGGCCCGCCGCCGGCTGATCGCGCCCTTCCTCAAACGCAATGGCTGGCGCAGCCTGCTGGGTGGCACGCTCGCCGGCTTCGGCTATGCGGTTGTGGTGTGGGCCTACAGCCAGGGCACCATCGCTCCCATCGCCGCCCTGCGCGAGACCAGCGTCATCTTCGCTGCAGTCATCGGCACACTTCTTCTGGGCGAACCGTTCGGCCGCTGGCGTGTGGCCGCCGCCGCTATGGTGGCGGCCGGTATCGTGCTGCTCAATCTGGAGGCTGTGTTTTGA
- the ftsY gene encoding signal recognition particle-docking protein FtsY: MSQNDSTEHPDPARPPAESETPAAPRRNWLQRLRNGLGRSARGLSDGIAGVVRRRRLDEAALEELEDTLIASDLGVATASDLCKSLARARFGRDVSDEDVRRHLAHDIAAILQPVAVPLTLTPQNGPHVVLVMGVNGSGKTTTLGKLARQWRDSGRSALLVAGDTFRAAATEQLQVWGRRSDTTVMTARPGADSSGLAYDALDRARRDHMDILAIDTAGRLQNKADLMAELAKVVRVLKKLDPAAPHTTLLVLDATVGQNAYQQVRLFNEAAAITGLIVTKLDGTAKGGVVVGLAREFGLPIHAVGVGEGVEDLRPFEARAFARSLLGLDPDPDPDGDD, encoded by the coding sequence ATGAGCCAGAACGACAGCACAGAACATCCCGACCCGGCCCGCCCGCCGGCAGAGTCAGAAACCCCGGCGGCCCCCCGTCGCAACTGGCTGCAGCGCCTGCGCAACGGTCTCGGCCGCAGCGCCCGCGGTCTCAGCGACGGCATCGCCGGCGTCGTGCGCCGCCGCCGCCTCGACGAGGCGGCACTGGAAGAGCTGGAAGACACGCTCATAGCCAGCGACCTCGGGGTCGCCACCGCCAGCGACCTGTGCAAAAGCCTGGCCCGCGCGCGCTTCGGCCGTGACGTCAGTGATGAAGACGTGCGCCGTCATCTCGCCCATGACATCGCCGCCATCCTGCAACCGGTGGCGGTGCCTCTGACGCTCACGCCTCAGAACGGTCCCCATGTGGTGCTGGTCATGGGCGTCAACGGCAGCGGCAAGACCACAACGCTTGGCAAGCTGGCGCGACAATGGCGCGACAGCGGCCGCTCGGCCCTGCTGGTGGCCGGCGACACCTTCCGCGCCGCCGCCACAGAGCAGCTACAGGTGTGGGGCCGCCGGTCTGACACCACCGTCATGACCGCTCGCCCCGGCGCCGATTCTTCGGGCCTGGCCTATGACGCGCTTGATCGGGCGCGCCGGGACCATATGGACATCCTGGCCATCGACACCGCCGGCCGGCTGCAGAACAAGGCCGATCTCATGGCTGAGCTGGCCAAGGTGGTGCGTGTCCTGAAGAAGCTGGACCCTGCCGCACCCCACACCACCTTGCTGGTGCTGGACGCCACGGTCGGCCAGAACGCCTACCAGCAGGTGCGCTTGTTCAATGAGGCGGCGGCCATCACTGGTCTCATCGTCACCAAACTCGACGGTACCGCCAAGGGCGGCGTGGTGGTTGGTCTGGCGCGGGAGTTCGGTCTGCCAATCCATGCTGTCGGTGTCGGCGAAGGGGTGGAGGATCTGCGGCCGTTCGAAGCTCGCGCCTTCGCCCGTTCGCTGCTCGGCCTGGACCCGGACCCTGACCCGGACGGCGACGATTGA
- the mtaB gene encoding tRNA (N(6)-L-threonylcarbamoyladenosine(37)-C(2))-methylthiotransferase MtaB — protein MNGPAPAAGAGEPTVLTFGCRLNAWESDVIRRHALAAGLTDAAIVNTCAVTAEATRQARQAVRRLHRDAPSRPLIVTGCAAQLDPAVFAAMPGVSHVLGNAEKLRPASWRALTGAHGHAADPSATGARTARTDVADIMTDTTVPMAPADDMAGDAAGAFDGRARAFLAIQHGCDHRCTFCIIPFARGQNRSLPMADIVRRARDLVARGFAEVVLTGVDLTSWGHDLAGRPTLGNAVADLLERVPELNRLRLSSLDPGAIDEPLHRVFASEPRLLAHLHLSVQAGDDMVLKRMKRRHLRHHVLELVARLRAVRPEAGFGADLIAGFPTETAPMADNSLALVHEAGLAFLHVFPYSARPGTPAARMPQVAVAERRARAARLRRAGDQVLAAFHRQRLGRAAEVLVETANGDGGGDGRGGDGAIIRLGHARPDDVGRVVRARIIAMGDGRLLARRTGLAARS, from the coding sequence ATGAACGGGCCCGCACCGGCGGCCGGCGCCGGCGAACCGACGGTCCTGACCTTCGGCTGCCGCCTCAACGCGTGGGAAAGCGATGTCATCCGCCGTCACGCCCTGGCCGCCGGCCTGACGGATGCGGCTATCGTCAACACCTGTGCGGTCACCGCAGAGGCCACGCGCCAGGCACGCCAGGCCGTGCGCCGGCTGCACCGGGATGCGCCGAGCCGCCCGCTCATCGTCACCGGCTGCGCCGCCCAGCTTGATCCGGCGGTGTTCGCCGCCATGCCGGGCGTCAGCCACGTACTGGGCAATGCGGAGAAGCTGCGGCCGGCTAGCTGGCGGGCGCTGACCGGCGCGCATGGCCATGCCGCCGACCCTTCGGCTACCGGCGCCCGCACCGCCCGCACTGATGTCGCCGACATTATGACCGACACCACCGTGCCGATGGCGCCCGCTGACGATATGGCCGGTGATGCGGCCGGCGCCTTCGACGGCCGGGCCCGCGCCTTCCTCGCCATTCAGCACGGCTGCGACCACCGCTGCACCTTCTGCATCATCCCCTTTGCCCGCGGACAGAACCGCAGCCTGCCCATGGCCGACATCGTGCGCCGGGCCCGGGACCTGGTGGCCCGGGGTTTCGCCGAGGTTGTGCTGACCGGGGTCGATCTGACCTCGTGGGGCCATGATCTGGCGGGCCGGCCGACCCTCGGCAATGCCGTGGCCGACCTGCTGGAGCGGGTGCCGGAGTTGAACCGTCTGCGCCTGTCCTCGCTTGATCCCGGCGCCATCGACGAGCCGCTGCATCGGGTCTTCGCCAGCGAACCGCGTCTGCTGGCCCATCTCCACCTGTCGGTCCAGGCTGGCGATGACATGGTCCTCAAGCGCATGAAACGTCGCCACCTGCGCCATCACGTGCTGGAGCTGGTGGCGCGCTTGCGCGCGGTGCGGCCGGAGGCCGGGTTTGGCGCCGACCTCATTGCCGGCTTTCCGACCGAGACCGCCCCTATGGCCGACAACAGCCTGGCGCTGGTGCACGAGGCGGGCCTCGCCTTTCTGCATGTTTTTCCCTACTCCGCCCGCCCCGGCACACCGGCCGCGCGCATGCCACAGGTGGCGGTGGCCGAGCGACGGGCCCGCGCCGCCCGTCTGCGGCGCGCCGGCGACCAGGTTCTCGCCGCCTTCCACCGCCAGCGTCTGGGCCGCGCGGCCGAGGTGCTGGTGGAAACCGCCAATGGCGACGGCGGCGGCGATGGCCGCGGCGGCGACGGGGCGATCATTCGCCTGGGTCACGCGCGACCCGATGACGTGGGCCGCGTGGTCCGGGCCCGCATCATCGCCATGGGCGACGGTCGCCTGCTGGCCCGCCGCACCGGCCTGGCCGCCCGATCATGA
- the dapF gene encoding diaminopimelate epimerase: MQPVAPAPFLKMHGLGNDFVVLDGRRHGWTVTPALARALADRRTGIGCDQVILLTAGAEAALDAAMAIWNADGSTAEACGNAARCLVGLLLDESGADLVRLDTPSGPVSGWRAAADLAGPGRNDTGDWISVDMGPVRTDWRDIPVASPCDTLHMPVSGGPLSDPVGVNVGNPHAVFFVPDAEVVDLATLGPQIERDPFFPRRVNVEVVSLLDTRTLRMRVWERGAGITRACGTGACAALVAAHRRGLVDRPAARLRLDGGDLHIAWRDDNHVVMSGPARTAFRGTVSPALLAAAADTAGPVAGA; this comes from the coding sequence ATGCAACCGGTCGCCCCCGCCCCGTTTCTCAAGATGCACGGTCTCGGCAATGATTTCGTCGTGCTCGACGGGCGCCGCCACGGCTGGACCGTGACGCCGGCCCTGGCCCGTGCCCTGGCCGACCGCCGCACCGGCATCGGCTGCGACCAGGTCATCCTGCTGACTGCCGGCGCCGAGGCGGCGCTCGACGCCGCCATGGCCATATGGAATGCCGACGGCAGTACCGCCGAGGCCTGCGGCAACGCCGCCCGCTGCCTGGTCGGGCTGCTGCTGGATGAAAGCGGCGCGGACCTGGTTCGGCTCGACACCCCGTCTGGCCCGGTCAGCGGCTGGCGCGCCGCAGCCGATCTCGCCGGGCCGGGCCGAAACGACACCGGCGACTGGATCAGTGTGGATATGGGCCCGGTCCGCACCGACTGGCGGGACATTCCGGTGGCCAGCCCGTGCGATACCCTGCACATGCCGGTTTCCGGCGGGCCGCTGAGCGATCCGGTCGGCGTCAATGTCGGCAATCCCCATGCGGTTTTCTTCGTGCCCGACGCCGAGGTCGTGGACCTCGCCACACTCGGGCCACAGATCGAGCGCGATCCCTTCTTTCCCCGCCGGGTCAATGTGGAGGTCGTCTCCCTGCTGGACACCAGGACCCTGCGCATGCGGGTGTGGGAGCGTGGCGCCGGGATTACGCGGGCCTGCGGCACCGGCGCCTGCGCCGCCCTGGTGGCGGCTCATCGACGCGGCCTGGTGGACCGGCCGGCGGCGCGACTGCGCCTCGATGGCGGCGATCTCCATATCGCCTGGCGCGACGATAATCACGTGGTCATGAGCGGGCCCGCACGCACCGCCTTTCGGGGCACCGTGTCGCCCGCCCTGTTGGCCGCGGCGGCGGACACCGCTGGCCCGGTCGCCGGCGCATGA
- the ffh gene encoding signal recognition particle protein yields MFDSLTDRLSGIFDRLTRRGNLSETEVGEALREVRVALLEADVALPVVRDLVGRVREKAVGQEVLRGVNPAQMVVKIVHDELVATLGSDESALTLGGEPPAVILMVGLQGSGKTTMSGKIGLHLTRKERKKVLLASLDVYRPAAQEQLRVLGEQTDVATLPIEEGQEPLVIASRAMDVARRGGYDVVVLDTAGRVTVDDQMMAEAAAVRDAVKPREILLVADAMTGQDAVSTAEAFNARLAVTGIALTRVDGDARGGAALSMRAVTGKPIKLIGVGERPEDLEAFHPDRVAGRILGMGDVVSLVERAAETIEQADAERMAKRLQAGKFDLNDLAKQLKQMRRMGGMGQVLKMLPGMGQMGKKLQQSKVDDSALARQEAILSSMTERERSRPDIIKASRKQRIASGSGTRVQDINKLLKQHQQMQQLMKRAQKMGKGGKGGLEELLGSGGLPH; encoded by the coding sequence ATGTTCGACAGTCTGACAGATCGCCTGTCCGGAATATTCGACCGCCTGACGCGGCGCGGCAACCTGTCCGAAACCGAGGTGGGAGAGGCCCTGCGCGAAGTGCGGGTGGCCCTGCTGGAGGCGGATGTGGCGCTGCCGGTGGTGCGCGATCTGGTCGGTCGGGTGCGGGAGAAGGCGGTCGGCCAGGAAGTCCTGCGCGGCGTCAACCCGGCGCAGATGGTGGTCAAGATCGTCCATGACGAACTGGTCGCCACGCTGGGCAGCGATGAGAGCGCGCTGACGCTTGGCGGCGAGCCGCCGGCGGTAATCCTGATGGTCGGCCTGCAGGGTTCCGGCAAGACCACCATGAGCGGCAAGATCGGCCTGCACCTGACGCGCAAGGAGCGCAAGAAGGTGCTTCTCGCCTCGCTGGACGTCTACCGGCCGGCGGCGCAGGAGCAGTTGCGCGTGCTGGGCGAGCAGACGGACGTCGCCACCTTGCCCATCGAAGAGGGGCAAGAGCCGCTGGTCATCGCCAGCCGCGCCATGGATGTGGCCAGACGCGGCGGCTATGACGTGGTGGTGCTGGATACCGCCGGTCGCGTCACCGTCGACGACCAGATGATGGCGGAAGCGGCGGCCGTGCGCGACGCCGTCAAGCCGCGGGAGATTCTGCTGGTGGCCGATGCCATGACCGGCCAGGACGCAGTGAGCACGGCGGAGGCCTTCAATGCGCGGTTGGCGGTGACGGGAATCGCCCTGACGCGGGTGGATGGTGATGCGCGCGGTGGTGCCGCACTGTCCATGCGCGCGGTGACCGGCAAGCCCATCAAGCTGATTGGCGTTGGGGAACGGCCGGAAGACCTGGAGGCGTTCCATCCCGACCGCGTGGCCGGGCGCATTCTCGGCATGGGTGACGTGGTCAGCCTGGTGGAACGGGCGGCAGAGACCATCGAGCAGGCCGATGCCGAACGCATGGCCAAGCGCCTGCAGGCCGGCAAGTTCGATCTCAACGATCTGGCCAAGCAGCTAAAGCAGATGCGCCGCATGGGCGGCATGGGCCAGGTGCTGAAAATGCTGCCGGGCATGGGCCAGATGGGCAAAAAGCTTCAGCAATCAAAGGTGGATGATTCCGCACTGGCGCGGCAGGAGGCGATCCTCTCGTCCATGACCGAGCGGGAGCGCAGCCGGCCGGACATCATCAAGGCCTCACGCAAGCAGCGTATCGCCAGCGGCTCCGGCACCCGGGTGCAGGACATCAACAAACTGCTGAAGCAGCATCAGCAGATGCAGCAGCTCATGAAGCGGGCGCAGAAGATGGGCAAGGGCGGCAAGGGCGGGCTGGAAGAGCTGCTTGGCTCCGGCGGTCTGCCGCACTGA
- the rpsP gene encoding 30S ribosomal protein S16 — protein sequence MALKIRLARGGSKKRPFYRIVVADSRAPRDGRFVERLGYYNPMVAKDNPERLRFDAERIRHWLSKGALPTDRVARFLGQAEIIPMPARPEQSKQHLPKAKAQERAREAEAKTAAAADAAIAAEAAAAAERNAAAAAPAEAAPAAEAVPAEAAPTETTPAEAGADGTAADDTVKGDAA from the coding sequence ATGGCATTGAAGATCAGACTGGCCCGCGGCGGCTCCAAGAAACGTCCGTTCTATCGAATCGTCGTCGCCGATTCACGGGCGCCGCGCGACGGCCGTTTCGTCGAGCGGCTGGGCTACTACAATCCCATGGTCGCCAAGGATAATCCGGAGCGTCTGCGGTTTGATGCCGAGCGCATCCGCCACTGGCTGAGCAAGGGCGCGCTGCCGACCGATCGCGTGGCGCGGTTCCTGGGCCAGGCGGAGATCATCCCCATGCCAGCGCGGCCGGAGCAGAGCAAACAGCACCTGCCAAAGGCCAAGGCGCAGGAGCGCGCGCGCGAGGCCGAGGCGAAGACGGCCGCCGCCGCAGACGCGGCGATCGCCGCCGAAGCCGCCGCCGCGGCGGAACGCAACGCCGCTGCAGCCGCCCCGGCGGAAGCCGCGCCCGCAGCGGAGGCGGTTCCGGCAGAGGCTGCGCCGACAGAGACCACACCGGCAGAGGCTGGCGCCGATGGGACGGCGGCTGACGATACGGTCAAGGGCGACGCGGCCTAG
- the rimM gene encoding ribosome maturation factor RimM (Essential for efficient processing of 16S rRNA) — protein sequence MTGVKDRTMRDAGTGDTGTGEVGADHGSGGAERICVGVIAGPHGIGGTVKVRSFTEEPAAITRYGPLSDRGGRRRFVLRVVGEARGQLLARLDGVADRTQAETLRGVQLYAERAALPAPAEEEEYYHVDLIGLRAERPDGKPLGRIKAVHDFGAGPILEVAPPQGASVMVPFTRAVVPQVDLPAGRLVVDPPPGLLEPVGDETLPGAGPGRAAGGTAGRPVVAPRRG from the coding sequence ATGACCGGCGTCAAAGACAGGACCATGCGCGACGCGGGCACGGGCGATACGGGCACAGGCGAGGTGGGCGCGGATCACGGGTCCGGCGGGGCCGAGCGTATCTGCGTCGGCGTCATTGCCGGTCCGCACGGGATCGGCGGCACGGTCAAGGTGCGCAGCTTCACCGAGGAGCCGGCGGCCATTACCCGCTACGGCCCGTTGTCGGACAGAGGCGGCCGGCGGCGCTTCGTGCTGCGGGTGGTCGGCGAGGCGCGTGGCCAGTTGTTGGCCCGGCTGGATGGCGTGGCCGATCGCACACAGGCCGAGACGTTGCGCGGCGTACAACTCTATGCGGAGCGTGCGGCGTTGCCGGCGCCGGCGGAGGAGGAGGAGTATTACCACGTGGATCTGATCGGTCTGAGGGCCGAGCGGCCCGACGGCAAGCCGCTTGGCCGGATCAAGGCCGTGCATGACTTTGGCGCCGGGCCGATCCTGGAGGTTGCGCCGCCGCAAGGGGCGTCGGTGATGGTGCCTTTCACCCGCGCCGTGGTGCCGCAGGTGGACCTTCCGGCCGGCCGGCTGGTGGTCGATCCGCCGCCAGGTCTGCTGGAGCCGGTGGGCGACGAGACACTGCCCGGTGCCGGGCCCGGCAGAGCGGCCGGCGGCACGGCAGGCAGGCCCGTCGTCGCGCCGCGCCGCGGCTGA
- the trmD gene encoding tRNA (guanosine(37)-N1)-methyltransferase TrmD, with the protein MWTARVVTLFPEMLPGPLAHSLAGKALENGLWALETVDIRDFARDKHRSVDDEPYGGGAGMVLRPDVVDRALAAARAGLGTPRPAIVLSPRGAPLTQARVKALARGPGVVLLCGRFEGVDQRVIEAHGLEEISLGDYVLSGGEPAAIALVDACVRLLPGVLGAADSVSEESFESGLLEYPHYTRPRVWTDGNGVERAVPDILVSGDHAAIRRWRQAEAETITRQRRPDLWRARARRTDKAEES; encoded by the coding sequence ATGTGGACCGCCCGGGTGGTCACCTTGTTTCCAGAGATGCTGCCGGGCCCGCTGGCCCATTCGCTGGCCGGCAAGGCGCTGGAAAACGGCCTGTGGGCGCTTGAAACGGTGGACATCCGCGACTTTGCGCGCGATAAACACCGCTCCGTCGATGACGAGCCGTATGGCGGCGGGGCCGGTATGGTTCTGCGGCCGGACGTGGTGGATCGGGCCTTGGCCGCCGCCCGTGCGGGACTTGGGACCCCGCGTCCGGCGATCGTGCTGTCGCCACGTGGTGCGCCGTTGACCCAGGCGCGGGTCAAGGCGCTGGCGCGGGGGCCGGGGGTGGTTTTGCTGTGCGGCCGTTTCGAGGGCGTTGATCAGCGGGTGATCGAGGCGCACGGGCTGGAAGAAATCAGCCTTGGAGACTATGTCCTGTCCGGTGGCGAGCCGGCGGCGATTGCCCTGGTCGATGCCTGTGTCCGCTTGTTGCCCGGGGTGTTGGGTGCGGCGGACTCGGTCAGTGAAGAGAGTTTCGAGAGCGGGTTGCTGGAATACCCGCACTACACCCGTCCCCGGGTGTGGACCGATGGCAACGGCGTCGAGCGCGCCGTGCCGGATATTCTGGTGTCGGGCGACCACGCGGCGATCCGCCGATGGCGTCAGGCAGAGGCGGAGACAATCACCCGCCAGCGGCGGCCCGACCTGTGGCGGGCCCGCGCGCGGCGGACGGACAAGGCGGAAGAGTCATGA
- the rplS gene encoding 50S ribosomal protein L19, producing the protein MNIVQELEQREMARLSEGKTMPEFSPGDTVRVNVRVVEGTRERVQAFEGVCIARKNDGLNSSFTVRKLSYGEGVERVFPLYGPRLDSVDLVRRGDVRRAKLYYLRGRTGRKARIAERTTGRGMTDGRADAEVSSRKR; encoded by the coding sequence ATGAATATCGTGCAGGAACTGGAACAACGTGAAATGGCCCGTCTGAGCGAAGGCAAGACCATGCCGGAGTTCAGCCCCGGCGATACCGTGCGGGTCAATGTCCGGGTGGTGGAAGGAACGCGCGAGCGTGTCCAGGCCTTCGAGGGCGTGTGCATCGCCCGCAAGAATGACGGCCTGAACTCCAGCTTCACCGTTCGCAAGCTGTCCTATGGCGAAGGCGTCGAGCGCGTCTTTCCGCTGTATGGCCCCAGGCTTGATTCGGTTGATCTGGTGCGCCGCGGCGATGTGCGCCGGGCCAAGCTGTACTATCTGCGTGGACGGACCGGCCGCAAGGCGCGCATTGCCGAGCGCACCACCGGCCGTGGGATGACCGATGGCCGGGCCGATGCCGAGGTCAGCTCGCGCAAGCGCTGA